One Coccinella septempunctata chromosome 1, icCocSept1.1, whole genome shotgun sequence DNA window includes the following coding sequences:
- the LOC123309927 gene encoding p21-activated protein kinase-interacting protein 1-like, producing MAAYDFEIIIGTYEEFLLGYLCSVKDKEVKQSFASHDHSSSIRTIDHCGQYVASGGADDRIIIYDFNTRKECHMLVHHVATVNCLSFTDKHTHLISGSSDGVLAIIRVGNWQIEKKWDKAHKGLAIYDVAIHPSGKLALTIGADSTLRTWNLVKGRQAYAINLMTKSKDAKSLEKIVWSPEGTYFILYGGKHTEIWNIEEGGLFKSIDYDKKVTSCIWLKSDKILVGHENGDLTIVKLDDCSKASIQGHDSRIKSLGKFGKWIVSISSNGEFKIWNSKLKEILKENTGCRPTCLSIIPTLKVKEEESSDEEIKEEPEIFNVNKRAKIIIEEDDDVKNEEVVPKKKKKNRKKSKIPVD from the exons ATGGCGGCCTATGACTTTGAAATAATTATTGGTACATATGAAGAATTCCTTCTTGGTTATCTCTGCTCTGTAAAG GATAAAGAAGTCAAGCAAAGTTTTGCCTCACATGATCATTCTAGCAGCATACGGACCATCGATCATTGTGGACAATATGTAGCTTCTGGAGGAGCCGATGATAGAATAATAATTTACGACTTCAATACTCGAAAAGAATGCCATATGTTAGTTCACCATGTAGCAACCGTAAATTGTTTATCATTCACAGATAAACACACACATTTGATAAGTGGGAGTTCAGATGGTGTTTTAGCAATCATCAGAGTTGGCAATTggcaaattgagaaaaaatgggATAAGGCACATAAAGGTTTAGCAATTTATGATGTGGCTATTCATCCCTCAG gaaAACTGGCATTAACAATTGGTGCAGATTCTACTCTAAGAACATGGAACTTAGTAAAAGGAAGGCAGGCGTATGCTATAAACCTTATGACTAAAAGTAAAGATGCCAAATCATTAGAGAAAATTGTTTGGTCACCTGAAGGAACTtatttcatcttatatggtggcAAACACACAGAAATTTGGAATATAGAGGAAGGAGGACTATTCAAATCTATTGATTATGACAAGAAAGTCACGTCTTGCATATGGCTAAAGTCTGACAAAATATTAGTTGGACACGAAAACGGGGATCTAACTATTGTGAAATTAGATGACTGCTCTAAAGCTTCTATACAAGGCCACGATTCTAGGATAAAATCACTAGGAAAGTTTGGTAAATGGATTGTTTCGATTTCAAGTAACGGAGAATTCAAAATTTGGAATTCGAAATTAAAAGAAATACTCAAAGAGAACACAGGTTGCAGGCCAACCTGCTTGAGTATTATCCCGACATTGAAAGTAAAAGAAGAGGAGTCATCTGATGAAGAAATTAAGGAGGAACCAGAAATATTCAATGTTAATAAGAGAGCAAAAATAATAATCGAAGAAGATGACGATGTCAAAAACGAAGAAGTGGTAcctaagaaaaaaaagaaaaatagaaaaaagagTAAAATTCCTGTTGATTGA